From a region of the uncultured Methanobrevibacter sp. genome:
- a CDS encoding Ig-like domain repeat protein: MKKINKNIFICALLVVMMLFCISTVSAEDNALDNNLASSDAGDVISASGDTIYVDSSSTSDDEQGTESSPYKTISSAVNSDKVTGGETIFIKNGNYSESNTITFTKSLSLVGESQDGVKITGAAKSLFSAVEPSMALSFKNLTILNAGTGSNAAMKFTYSSHNITITDCTLDNCVSKWGSIQLGAAGTATVSNCKIINSKEATSAGCSAIYISGSADVELKDVLIDSPRYTLSSSYSYGAIYIKESAKVTMVNMTIVNATGQSRGVIYNCGKLNISKSTFANNSFTKYNTQSCGIITNANNAELTIEETEIVNNTCVDSVFVNVGANSKTTVNYCNIQDNDASAIANTVGTLDLENNYWGSNELPENVTATVWVVEDNGEYKLSNGNALEKEIPGLSSEEPAPAAKIIYVSDKNGNNDNDGLSKETAVKTVAKAIELATEGQIVVLEGTYKTGNLGSIYDNLTITGEGNVIFDADNNGRILYVGTDANVLLENIVLTNGYISSDESGALLGNSGNLTIKNCTLANSTSSKNGGAIYNAAYLTVIDSIFENNKASQNGGAIFTQNAGIGISPELHVEGTTFTENSAGGNTNFAGGAIFAQQAGKFEIINSDFISNSANSYGGGAIEIVNTNVATITGSTFTKNSAKGEDSDSNYGGGAISFIGAYSDKKETLTITDSLFEDNTVDGLGGGAIYVRTSTVNVANSVLVNNNDDYDYAIYSRVTSMVTPTVNANDNWWGSSESPKELVSNKVTLNRWAVLTVSNDTAFAEGENVTITADINSYTTGSSTGKLTNPISVPRDVTIETSAGEIKGVMENGEFSTVYNVPANLKVVDVIVDYQKENLFLVSTSTVVQLDNVSAKKGERPLYTINVTSSDGTIINQGNVELFINEESIAVLAVENGTAKGKFVVSLGNGNYDIVAKYTDEEGLFEENFGTATLKVSGNNNYIYNSNFHDFFDEDGYMYTDIPFTSLTFRDAFNAETLGIDKITITAPMSFSRYSSSHAVFNNITFDILSDDVTFTRFTINLDGDHGAAVNVRGDGVTLSYLTVKYETEKDTEANAVNVYEADNVKVTNPTINFVSNSVGTEGYTQHAIQIRDSTNVAVSGGTINSKLPACDVDFASSGIDQDLILAIGAQDSENVTISNVKVTTDVTAANGDYPTVDSIMAVGVTNLLISGNTITQNDFSTQGAGYSNAVDLYSCNDAQIVNNKITVNSTAGEDGAGTAYPIQLTGPYEGLLIDGNTLNAVSNGPTLGIYSQNYMGETDITVTNNFINVTGLATSTNVYALVSGMELQDTNAKIYNNTVHSQSTGAYDENNNLYGISYAQWTSGDHTFDIRDNAVFTDGAYAVYFLHAVDSNVIGNDLHAQELWGDDAAIIKDGSNNVIRNNVPPYAAEIIISAPNAFKGFEYVITVAVTNATEGNVTLKVNDKEFKDLPIVNGTVSQVVDFADLVDGINNVTAIYAGSETVNTGENNATFIVVDGVITNSTFYNYFDEKGYLLPTPEGATLDFQGPFYGAQYSVYIDTPVNVISSKAANGTGVLGNYNEDLIGTAVFDSNTTNKQWVKFNVIAGGDHTNITGISIINGDLFIQGASYVTVDNIYMKANMTGVGSGTGFLSIHSNAYYTTVKNSRFENGGTGSSVLVLGKGGKYATFDNNEFEITGSSGNVLSSNVFVGAGELPQFVNYTNNKIVSHVAASGFMYGITVCGEGNIIENNSLINFKGNGIINQYGATSTKNIYRNNTITGGGSMQIGTYSLVENNDVSEGSLTVTEGCTFVNNTAKSLTISGKNVVATDNTVLTTVTIAAAAKNTTFENNTVKGLLTVNSNENRIVGNVISSETDYAIDLKSTSNNTVTNNKLASADKLGDEAVKYAEGKDNTVVRNGGNAVIDIDVKNAFIVNNNTIAITVLNATGNVTVKVNNKEFVEVPLVNGSLTIELNSTDFIAGVNNVTVTYNGDDFVNVGTENATFIGLDNVVTEDVFFDYFDDSGFLKSDVPFGDLIFKGEFSKVSDYVVLDRPVNITGEDAVLKDMGIVIGSSDVSIDGLTLTSTSNLGSLITVTESDVSISNMNISYIVQDGDSVAIDINGVDNVNVTDSVVYVETHITEDTSSASAINVDESSNILIDGNEFNTSFPALYASNYDWDYFMMGLNTVNPIRLRATENITFTNNKVNSTLNDVSASYPTAQSVYIIGCENVLVDSNDFYFIDEFTPQGVVAYLYVIDFGFDKNTTVSNNNFDVRTVSGLNAAGTAYALQGVESQIDIIGNNITTVSNGPNLGFYVASMMGGPSEVYLANNIINVTGNATTSDQWALVSGIEITNGDAKIYNNTIYANNVAGYVEDAPVHGVSYGQYMYGSRSLDVQNNTMYVQGKYTVSVISGTKANVTGNTLYAEELFGDDSVAPGVDGIVENNTPPFADIDIFIDGQTAWIGTNSTITVTVPTGTGNVTIVIGNKTFKEVKLENETVTVNVTAEDLVLGANGINVTYNGDKYNLPTMSTGNLQVIDGVITNETFKYYFDADNNNYLFDYVPENVTLDFQGSFIGNEFTLSINKPENIVSTTGDAVFDSNRTSAPWTTFNVIAGADHTNITGISIINGNLFIRGASYVTVDDIYMKADKRGVGSGTGFLSIHSNAYYTTIKNSHFENGGTGSSCVVLGKGGKYATFDNNEFEITGSSGNVLSSNIFVGTGNNPEFVNYTNNKIVSHMAASGFMYGITVCGQGNIIENNSLINFKGNGIVNQFGATSTKNVYRNNTITGGGSMAIGTYSLVENNNVTEGSLTVTEGCTFINNTAKALTISGKNVVAEDNTILTTVTISAAAKNTTFTGNDVFGLVTVNSGDNTIKDNFIVSSSEFTIDLKSTQNNTVTDNVLYAADLVGDASVKYANENNTVKDNFPVDPVLNVEVDDIVVGEDAVINIKFAEPVVGTVEVILNGKKYTVDVNNGTAQLNVSDLPAAKYTVGVYFDGDLLYTPTDALKEFNVEKLSTEVNVEVSEAVSGENVTVTIKAENATGNVTVTSDLGQATTIALDENGTATFTLEDVMAGDHYVSVVYDGDDVNDAVTVTVPFTVEKKDAPVVVKADEKATVGVPTTISVELPEAASGMVVFTIGDANVAVSLNMGDSVNFTFDKAGTYNISAMYLGDDYFSVNASETVTIEVADKEVPEVEINVPEDIKAGESANITISIPNATGNVSVISDLAQSTTIALDENGTAVIPIENATAGDHYVVVTYNGDDENDAVTTVVPFTVEKQTTDANITLPTDFKVGEDTNVTVSIPGATGNVSVIVDGVETVVPLDENGTAVIPIENLTAGEHSVVVVYDGDDTHAGFHKAATFAAPVVSSEFVNVTVDGSGFIDAVLVDSMGNPIANATVVCKINGVEANITTDENGWFLLNNTNNAIVEFSYAGTDSIEPANVTINLQNIAPSKTATVINSSDFTK; this comes from the coding sequence ATGAAGAAAATTAATAAAAATATTTTTATTTGTGCACTTTTGGTCGTAATGATGCTATTTTGCATCAGTACGGTCAGTGCAGAAGATAATGCACTTGATAACAATTTAGCTAGCTCTGATGCTGGTGATGTTATTAGTGCAAGTGGAGATACTATCTATGTTGATAGTTCTTCGACAAGTGACGACGAACAAGGAACGGAGAGTAGTCCTTATAAAACAATTTCTTCCGCTGTTAACTCAGATAAGGTTACTGGTGGAGAAACTATTTTTATAAAAAATGGAAACTACTCTGAAAGTAACACTATAACTTTCACTAAATCATTAAGTCTTGTTGGTGAAAGTCAGGATGGTGTAAAAATTACTGGTGCTGCAAAATCTTTATTCAGTGCAGTAGAACCTTCTATGGCTCTCTCTTTTAAAAATTTAACTATTTTAAATGCGGGTACTGGTTCTAATGCTGCAATGAAATTTACTTATAGTTCACATAATATTACTATAACTGATTGTACATTAGATAACTGTGTAAGCAAATGGGGTTCTATTCAGTTAGGAGCTGCAGGAACTGCAACTGTTTCAAACTGTAAAATTATAAATTCTAAAGAAGCAACAAGTGCAGGATGCAGTGCAATTTATATAAGTGGTTCAGCAGATGTTGAACTTAAAGATGTTTTAATTGACAGTCCTAGATACACTCTATCCTCTTCATACTCTTATGGTGCTATTTATATTAAAGAAAGTGCAAAAGTCACCATGGTAAATATGACAATTGTTAATGCTACTGGACAATCTAGAGGTGTTATCTACAATTGTGGAAAATTAAACATTTCAAAAAGTACTTTTGCAAATAATAGTTTCACAAAATATAATACTCAATCATGTGGTATAATAACTAACGCAAATAATGCTGAATTAACCATTGAAGAAACAGAAATTGTTAATAATACTTGTGTAGATTCTGTATTTGTTAATGTTGGAGCAAATTCAAAAACTACAGTCAATTACTGTAATATTCAGGACAATGATGCTAGCGCTATTGCAAATACTGTGGGTACTTTAGATTTGGAAAACAACTACTGGGGATCTAATGAATTGCCTGAAAATGTAACTGCAACTGTTTGGGTAGTTGAAGATAACGGTGAATACAAATTAAGTAATGGAAATGCATTAGAAAAAGAAATTCCTGGCCTTTCCAGTGAGGAACCTGCTCCTGCTGCTAAAATCATTTATGTTTCAGATAAAAACGGTAACAATGACAATGATGGTTTAAGCAAAGAAACTGCAGTTAAAACTGTTGCAAAAGCTATTGAACTTGCAACTGAAGGTCAAATTGTAGTATTGGAAGGTACCTATAAAACTGGTAATTTAGGATCTATCTATGATAACCTGACTATTACCGGTGAAGGTAATGTTATTTTTGATGCTGACAATAACGGAAGAATTTTATATGTCGGTACAGATGCAAATGTCCTTTTGGAAAATATTGTTTTAACTAATGGATACATTTCTTCTGATGAAAGCGGTGCATTACTTGGAAACTCAGGTAATTTGACTATTAAAAACTGTACTTTAGCTAACTCCACTTCTTCCAAAAACGGTGGAGCAATATACAATGCTGCTTACCTGACTGTTATTGATTCAATATTTGAAAACAATAAAGCAAGCCAAAACGGTGGAGCAATATTCACTCAAAATGCAGGCATTGGAATTTCTCCTGAATTACATGTAGAAGGAACCACTTTTACTGAAAACAGTGCTGGAGGAAACACCAACTTTGCTGGAGGAGCAATATTTGCTCAACAAGCTGGTAAATTTGAAATTATAAATTCCGACTTCATCTCCAACTCCGCTAATTCATATGGTGGAGGAGCTATTGAAATCGTAAACACTAATGTTGCAACCATTACTGGTTCTACATTTACCAAAAACTCTGCTAAAGGTGAAGACTCAGACAGTAACTATGGTGGAGGAGCAATTAGTTTTATTGGAGCTTATTCTGATAAAAAAGAAACTTTGACTATAACTGACTCATTATTTGAAGACAACACTGTTGACGGTTTAGGTGGTGGAGCAATTTACGTAAGAACTTCCACCGTAAACGTTGCAAACTCTGTTTTAGTAAACAATAATGATGACTATGACTATGCAATTTATTCAAGAGTAACCAGTATGGTTACACCTACTGTAAATGCAAACGATAACTGGTGGGGATCCAGTGAATCACCAAAAGAATTAGTATCAAACAAAGTAACCTTAAACAGGTGGGCTGTCTTAACAGTTTCAAATGACACTGCATTTGCTGAAGGTGAAAACGTAACTATTACTGCAGATATTAATTCATACACAACAGGTTCATCCACTGGTAAATTGACTAATCCTATTTCAGTACCTCGTGACGTAACCATTGAAACATCTGCAGGAGAAATCAAAGGCGTAATGGAAAACGGTGAATTCTCAACTGTTTACAATGTTCCTGCTAACTTAAAAGTTGTAGATGTTATTGTGGACTATCAAAAAGAAAACTTATTCCTGGTTTCCACTTCAACTGTAGTTCAACTTGATAATGTATCTGCTAAAAAAGGTGAAAGACCTCTCTACACTATCAATGTAACTTCAAGTGATGGAACAATCATTAACCAGGGTAATGTTGAATTATTCATCAATGAGGAATCAATTGCAGTTTTAGCTGTTGAAAACGGTACTGCAAAAGGCAAATTTGTAGTTTCATTAGGTAACGGTAATTATGATATAGTTGCTAAATACACTGATGAAGAAGGATTATTCGAAGAAAACTTCGGTACCGCTACATTAAAAGTCAGCGGAAACAACAACTACATTTACAATTCCAACTTCCATGACTTCTTTGATGAAGACGGATACATGTACACTGATATTCCATTCACTTCCCTAACATTCAGGGATGCATTCAATGCAGAAACTTTAGGAATCGATAAAATAACCATTACTGCACCAATGTCATTCAGCAGATACTCATCCAGTCATGCTGTATTCAATAACATTACATTTGACATCTTATCCGATGATGTAACATTCACAAGATTTACAATTAATCTTGATGGAGACCACGGTGCTGCTGTCAATGTCAGAGGTGACGGTGTAACATTAAGTTATTTAACTGTAAAATATGAAACTGAAAAAGATACTGAAGCTAATGCTGTAAATGTATATGAAGCAGATAATGTTAAAGTAACTAATCCTACTATCAACTTTGTAAGTAACTCTGTTGGAACTGAAGGATACACTCAGCATGCTATTCAAATCCGTGATTCAACAAATGTTGCTGTAAGCGGAGGAACCATAAACTCTAAATTGCCTGCATGTGATGTGGATTTCGCTTCATCAGGTATTGATCAAGATTTAATCTTAGCAATCGGTGCTCAAGACAGTGAAAACGTTACAATTTCCAATGTCAAAGTAACTACTGATGTGACTGCTGCTAATGGAGACTATCCAACTGTTGATTCAATAATGGCTGTTGGAGTAACTAATTTATTAATCAGCGGAAACACAATTACCCAAAATGACTTCTCAACTCAGGGTGCAGGATACTCCAATGCTGTAGACTTGTACAGCTGTAATGATGCTCAAATTGTAAATAACAAGATTACTGTAAACTCTACTGCAGGTGAAGACGGTGCAGGTACAGCTTATCCAATTCAACTTACAGGTCCATATGAGGGTCTTTTAATTGATGGAAACACTTTAAATGCAGTCAGTAACGGCCCTACATTAGGTATTTACTCACAAAACTATATGGGTGAAACCGATATTACTGTAACCAATAACTTCATTAACGTAACCGGTCTTGCAACCAGTACTAATGTATATGCATTAGTTTCAGGTATGGAACTTCAAGATACCAATGCTAAAATATACAATAACACTGTACACTCTCAAAGTACTGGTGCTTATGACGAAAACAATAACTTATATGGAATAAGCTATGCTCAATGGACTTCAGGTGACCATACATTCGATATTAGGGACAATGCAGTGTTCACTGATGGGGCATATGCGGTCTACTTCTTACATGCAGTTGACTCAAATGTAATCGGAAACGATTTACATGCTCAGGAGCTATGGGGTGACGATGCAGCTATCATTAAAGACGGTTCAAACAATGTAATCAGAAACAATGTACCTCCTTACGCTGCTGAAATAATCATTTCCGCTCCAAATGCATTCAAAGGATTTGAATATGTAATCACTGTAGCTGTTACAAATGCTACTGAAGGAAACGTAACATTAAAAGTAAATGATAAAGAATTCAAAGATTTACCAATTGTAAACGGTACTGTATCACAAGTAGTTGACTTCGCTGATTTAGTTGACGGTATTAACAATGTTACTGCAATCTATGCAGGCAGTGAAACTGTCAACACTGGTGAAAACAATGCTACATTCATTGTTGTTGACGGTGTAATTACCAATTCCACATTCTACAACTACTTTGATGAAAAAGGATACTTATTACCTACTCCTGAAGGAGCAACCTTAGACTTCCAAGGACCATTCTACGGCGCTCAATACAGTGTTTACATTGACACACCTGTAAATGTAATTTCATCTAAAGCTGCTAACGGAACTGGAGTATTAGGCAATTACAATGAAGATTTAATTGGTACTGCTGTATTTGACAGTAACACTACCAACAAACAATGGGTAAAATTCAATGTTATTGCTGGCGGTGACCATACCAATATTACTGGCATCAGCATAATCAATGGTGACTTGTTCATCCAAGGAGCTTCATATGTTACTGTAGACAATATCTACATGAAAGCTAATATGACTGGTGTTGGATCAGGTACCGGATTCCTGTCTATCCACTCTAACGCTTACTACACAACCGTTAAAAATTCACGTTTTGAAAACGGTGGAACAGGTTCAAGCGTACTTGTACTGGGTAAAGGAGGTAAATACGCTACATTTGATAACAATGAATTTGAAATAACCGGTTCATCAGGTAACGTTTTATCCTCAAATGTTTTTGTTGGTGCGGGAGAACTTCCTCAGTTTGTAAACTACACAAACAATAAAATTGTCAGTCATGTTGCTGCTTCCGGATTCATGTACGGTATAACTGTATGTGGTGAAGGCAACATCATTGAAAACAACTCCTTAATCAACTTTAAAGGTAATGGAATTATTAACCAATATGGTGCAACCTCAACCAAAAACATATACAGAAACAACACCATAACAGGTGGAGGATCAATGCAAATCGGTACTTACAGTCTTGTTGAAAACAACGATGTTTCTGAAGGTTCTTTAACCGTAACCGAAGGATGTACTTTTGTCAACAATACTGCAAAATCATTAACAATCAGTGGTAAAAACGTTGTTGCAACTGACAACACAGTTTTAACCACTGTAACTATTGCTGCAGCTGCTAAAAACACAACATTTGAAAACAACACTGTAAAAGGTCTTTTAACTGTTAATTCAAATGAAAACAGAATTGTTGGAAATGTCATTTCATCTGAAACTGATTATGCAATTGACCTTAAATCTACCTCAAACAATACTGTAACAAATAATAAATTGGCTAGTGCTGATAAATTAGGTGATGAAGCAGTTAAATATGCTGAAGGTAAAGACAATACTGTTGTTCGCAACGGCGGTAACGCAGTAATCGATATTGATGTTAAAAATGCATTCATTGTTAATAACAATACTATTGCAATCACTGTTTTAAATGCTACTGGAAATGTAACTGTTAAAGTTAACAATAAAGAGTTTGTAGAAGTACCTTTAGTAAACGGTTCTTTAACTATTGAATTAAACAGCACTGATTTCATTGCTGGTGTAAACAATGTAACTGTTACCTACAATGGTGATGATTTCGTCAACGTTGGAACCGAAAATGCTACTTTCATTGGTTTGGACAATGTTGTAACTGAAGATGTATTCTTTGATTACTTCGATGATTCAGGATTCTTAAAATCAGATGTTCCATTCGGTGATTTAATATTTAAAGGTGAATTCAGCAAAGTTTCAGATTACGTGGTTCTTGACAGGCCTGTTAACATTACTGGTGAAGATGCAGTGCTAAAAGATATGGGTATTGTAATAGGTTCCAGTGATGTGAGCATTGACGGTTTGACTTTAACTTCCACAAGCAATTTAGGTTCTTTAATCACTGTAACTGAAAGCGATGTATCCATTTCCAATATGAACATTTCCTACATTGTTCAGGATGGTGATTCTGTTGCTATCGATATTAATGGTGTAGATAATGTAAATGTAACAGACTCTGTCGTTTACGTTGAAACCCATATTACTGAAGACACTAGCTCAGCAAGTGCAATAAATGTGGATGAATCTTCAAATATCTTAATCGACGGAAATGAATTCAACACCAGTTTCCCTGCATTATATGCAAGCAACTATGACTGGGATTACTTCATGATGGGATTAAATACTGTAAATCCTATCAGACTCAGAGCAACCGAAAACATTACATTTACAAACAATAAAGTAAACTCTACTTTAAATGATGTAAGTGCAAGTTATCCAACCGCTCAATCCGTATATATTATCGGCTGTGAAAATGTACTGGTAGATTCAAATGACTTCTATTTCATTGATGAATTTACTCCTCAAGGTGTAGTAGCTTACTTATATGTAATTGATTTCGGATTTGATAAAAACACTACTGTTTCTAACAACAACTTTGATGTGAGAACTGTATCCGGATTAAACGCTGCCGGTACAGCATATGCGCTCCAAGGTGTAGAATCTCAAATTGATATTATTGGAAACAACATTACCACTGTCTCAAACGGTCCTAACTTAGGATTCTACGTTGCTAGTATGATGGGCGGACCATCTGAGGTATACCTTGCAAATAACATTATAAATGTAACTGGTAATGCAACCACTTCCGATCAATGGGCATTGGTATCAGGTATTGAAATCACAAACGGTGACGCAAAAATATATAACAACACTATTTACGCCAATAATGTAGCAGGATACGTGGAAGATGCTCCTGTTCACGGTGTAAGCTATGGTCAGTACATGTACGGTTCCCGTTCATTGGATGTACAGAACAACACTATGTATGTTCAAGGTAAATACACTGTTTCAGTAATTAGTGGAACCAAAGCTAACGTTACAGGAAACACATTATACGCTGAAGAATTATTCGGTGATGATTCTGTTGCTCCTGGTGTGGACGGTATTGTGGAAAACAACACTCCTCCATTTGCAGATATTGATATATTTATTGACGGTCAAACTGCATGGATCGGAACTAACTCCACTATTACTGTAACTGTACCTACAGGAACTGGTAATGTAACTATCGTTATTGGAAATAAAACATTTAAAGAAGTAAAATTAGAAAATGAAACTGTAACTGTTAATGTAACTGCAGAAGACTTAGTTTTAGGCGCTAATGGAATTAATGTAACTTACAACGGAGACAAATATAATTTACCTACTATGTCCACAGGTAACTTACAAGTAATTGACGGTGTAATTACAAATGAAACCTTCAAATACTACTTCGATGCAGACAACAATAATTACTTATTCGATTATGTTCCTGAAAATGTAACCTTAGACTTCCAGGGTTCATTTATCGGCAATGAATTTACTTTATCCATCAACAAACCTGAAAACATTGTTTCAACTACTGGTGATGCAGTATTTGACAGTAACCGTACTAGTGCTCCATGGACAACCTTCAATGTTATTGCTGGTGCAGACCACACTAACATAACCGGTATCAGCATTATAAACGGTAACTTATTCATCAGAGGAGCTTCATATGTGACTGTTGATGATATTTACATGAAAGCTGATAAAAGAGGAGTAGGATCAGGTACTGGATTCCTGTCTATCCACTCTAACGCTTACTACACAACCATTAAAAACTCTCACTTTGAAAACGGTGGAACCGGTTCAAGTTGTGTTGTACTCGGTAAAGGTGGTAAATACGCTACATTTGACAACAATGAATTTGAAATAACTGGCTCATCAGGTAACGTACTGTCCTCAAACATTTTCGTAGGTACAGGAAACAACCCTGAATTTGTAAACTACACAAACAACAAGATTGTCAGTCATATGGCTGCTTCCGGATTCATGTATGGTATTACTGTATGTGGTCAAGGTAACATCATTGAAAACAACTCCTTAATCAACTTTAAAGGTAATGGAATTGTCAACCAGTTCGGTGCTACTTCAACCAAAAACGTATACAGAAACAACACCATAACTGGTGGAGGATCAATGGCTATCGGTACTTACAGCCTTGTTGAAAACAACAACGTAACTGAAGGTTCCTTAACTGTAACCGAAGGATGTACCTTTATTAACAATACTGCAAAAGCTTTAACAATCAGTGGTAAAAACGTTGTTGCAGAAGACAATACCATTTTAACAACTGTAACTATCAGTGCAGCTGCTAAAAACACTACTTTCACTGGAAACGATGTATTTGGTTTAGTCACTGTAAACTCCGGCGACAATACAATTAAAGACAACTTTATTGTTTCATCATCCGAGTTCACAATAGACCTTAAATCAACTCAAAACAACACTGTAACTGATAACGTATTATATGCTGCAGATTTAGTTGGAGATGCATCTGTTAAATATGCAAACGAAAACAACACTGTAAAAGACAACTTCCCAGTTGATCCTGTATTAAATGTTGAAGTTGATGATATTGTTGTTGGTGAAGATGCTGTAATCAATATCAAATTCGCAGAACCTGTTGTCGGAACTGTTGAAGTAATCCTCAACGGTAAAAAATACACTGTAGACGTAAATAACGGTACAGCACAATTAAATGTATCTGATTTACCTGCAGCTAAATATACTGTTGGTGTATACTTTGACGGAGACCTTTTATACACACCAACTGATGCATTAAAAGAATTCAACGTTGAAAAACTCTCAACAGAAGTAAATGTTGAAGTTAGTGAAGCGGTTTCCGGTGAAAATGTAACAGTTACTATCAAAGCTGAAAATGCAACAGGTAATGTAACTGTAACCTCTGATTTAGGACAAGCTACCACCATTGCTTTAGATGAAAATGGTACTGCTACTTTCACTCTTGAAGATGTAATGGCTGGAGATCATTATGTAAGTGTTGTATATGATGGTGATGATGTAAATGATGCTGTAACAGTTACTGTTCCATTTACTGTAGAGAAAAAAGATGCTCCTGTTGTAGTTAAAGCTGATGAGAAAGCTACTGTTGGAGTGCCTACTACTATCAGTGTAGAACTTCCTGAAGCTGCAAGCGGTATGGTTGTATTTACCATCGGTGATGCAAATGTTGCTGTTTCATTGAATATGGGCGATTCTGTAAACTTCACATTCGATAAAGCTGGAACCTATAATATTAGTGCAATGTATTTAGGTGACGATTACTTCAGTGTAAATGCTTCTGAAACTGTAACTATTGAAGTGGCTGATAAAGAAGTTCCTGAAGTTGAAATTAATGTTCCTGAAGACATTAAAGCTGGTGAAAGTGCTAATATTACAATCAGTATTCCTAATGCGACAGGTAATGTATCTGTTATTTCTGATTTAGCACAGTCCACTACAATCGCTTTAGATGAAAACGGTACTGCTGTCATTCCAATTGAAAATGCTACAGCTGGAGATCATTATGTTGTTGTCACATACAATGGTGATGATGAAAATGATGCTGTAACCACTGTTGTCCCATTCACTGTTGAAAAACAGACCACTGATGCAAATATCACACTCCCTACTGACTTTAAAGTTGGAGAAGATACTAATGTGACTGTTTCCATTCCTGGAGCTACTGGTAATGTATCTGTAATTGTTGATGGTGTTGAAACTGTTGTTCCTTTAGATGAAAACGGTACTGCTGTTATTCCAATTGAAAACTTGACTGCTGGTGAACACAGTGTTGTTGTCGTCTATGATGGTGATGATACTCACGCAGGATTCCATAAAGCCGCTACTTTTGCTGCTCCTGTGGTATCCAGTGAATTTGTTAATGTCACTGTTGACGGATCTGGCTTTATTGATGCTGTTTTAGTTGACAGCATGGGCAATCCTATTGCAAACGCTACAGTTGTCTGCAAAATCAACGGTGTTGAAGCAAACATTACAACTGATGAAAATGGTTGGTTCTTGCTGAACAATACCAACAATGCTATTGTTGAGTTCAGCTATGCAGGTACTGATTCCATAGAACCTGCTAATGTGACTATTAACCTGCAGAACATTGCTCCAAGCAAAACAGCTACTGTAATTAACAGCAGCGACTTCACAAAATAA